The genomic window CCATGTTACTGTATATCAATCAATGATGCAGCCAGGAACCGTTTTTATTTTTGGCAGCTGTGTTCTGCTTTGCCACGAAGCACCAAAAATAAAGCAGTTTAGCTGTTTTAGTGCAGTGTTGCCTTATTCACATTTGcccattttaatttaaatgctAACATTGGCCCAGCAGAAATGCCTTGGTGCTAATTTTCGCGGTGTTTGTGACTGTCAATAGCTAACGCTCTAGCGGATTTGAAGCTAAGAGGTAGCTAGCACGTTTTGGATCGTCTCAACAGCATGTAATTACATCGCAAACATTATAGAAGAACTAATGAATTAATAAATCATTCTTTCTTCTGTGACAGAATATGAATATGACTCACGCGGTGCAGATTTAGACAGTCCCGCTGGCATTAAGCTTAATTAAACATTATGGGTTTTCCTCATTCGATTGTTATGCTCTCTCTAAACCTAACATCTGATCTTAAATGATGGCAGCGTTTCATCAATATAACTGTCGATATCTGATAAGTAGATACCTTTCTTTGACCCATTTATATATGTTGTAACCCGTTAACAATTCTTCATTTCAAATTCATTAAACAGCTGGGATGCATCATTGTGTCCATGTCCAAATAGTTATAGTCATGTCTGTACACTATGTTGATATATCTATATACTTTACATTGGCTTAAGTAGTATGGTAATAgttgacaaaaaaatgtaactatgACACTGCTTAATGTGCTTTTTAAGATGGACCAGCAGGACCAGTCCTATATGTTTGCCAGCCTCACACGGCCACATTCGGAACAGTTGCTGCAAGGCCTCCAGCTGTTGCGGCAGGATCATGAACTATGTGATATTGTGCTCCGGGTGGGTGATGCCAAGATCCATGCCCACAAAGTGGTGCTGGCCAGCATCAGTCCTTACTTCAAGGCCATGTTCACAGGTAACCTGTCAGAAAAAGAAACGGCTGAGGTTGAATTCCAGTGTATTGATGAAACTGCCTTGCAGGTAAGATGGAGGCCAgttaatatcaaatatattaaataaatactttACGATTTGTTTTCCTGATGACTCTGTTCCCTCTTGTAGGCCATTGTCGAGTATGCTTACACTGGCACAGTGTTCATCTCTCAGGAAACAGTAGAATCCTTGCTACCAGCAGCCAACTTACTCCAGGTCAAGCTTGTACTAAAAGAGTGTTGCTCGTTCTTGGAGAGCCAACTGGATGCTGGCAACTGTATCGGCATCTCCCGCTTTGCAGAGACATATGGCTGTCATGACTTGTGCCTGGCTGCAACCAAGTTCATCTGTGAGAACTTTGAGGAAGTCTGTCAGACAGAGGAGTTTTTTGAACTAACAAGAGCAGAGTTGGATGAAATTTTGTCCAATGACTGCCTCAAAGTTGTAACTGAGGAAACTGTATTTTATGCCCTGGAGTCATGGATTAAATATGATGTTACAGAACGACAGCAGCATTTGGCTCAGCTTCTACATTGCGTACGCCTTCCACTCCTCAGCGTCAAGTTCCTCACTCGTCTATATGAAGCCAACCATCTTATACGGGATGACCACGCATGCAAGCACTTGCTAAACGAGGCCCTCAAATATCATTTTATGCCTGAACATAGACTCTCCTATCAGACTGTGTTGTCGGCACGACCAAGATGTGCGCCAAAGGTACTGCTGGCAGTAGGAGGCAAGGCTGGACTCTTTGCTACATTAGAGAGGTAATAACCAAATGGTAACGGCTACATTTTCCTTATGTTTATGTAAACAGCATAGCTAATGCATGTAATCCACTTCTCTTGCAGCATGGAAATGTATTTCCCTCAGACTGATTCGTGGATAGGACTTGCACCTCTGAGTGTTCCCAGATATGAATTTGGAGTCGCTGTGCTTGACCACAAGGTGTACGTGGTAGGCGGCATTGCCTCACACATGAGACAGGGCATTAGCTACAGGAAGCACGAGAGCACAGTGGAGAGTTGGGACCCCGAAAGTAACACCTGGTCTTCAGTAGAGCATATGGCCGAGTGTCGCAGCACGCTTGGGGTGGTGGTTCTGGCTGGAGAGCTGTATGCACTGGGAGGATATGATGGCCAATATTATCTGCAGTCAGGGGAAAAGTATGTCCCCAAACTGAAGGAGTGGCAGCCTGTGGCACCTATGACAAAATCTCGGAGCTGTTTTGCCACCGCTGTGCTGGATGGCATGGTGTATGCCATTGGAGGATATGGACCAGCTCATATGAACAGGTACCATTCATTTTGTTGTGAACTATAGAAGTATGTCGATGGCATAGCTGTATGTGGGTACACCTTCCAAACtgaaaaaacatgcatgttatgttcattgaaaattcttaaaCCTTTTTCCATATGCACAGTTTAACATGAACAAGTTCATCCATGAACTGAATGTAGGATAGATGTGTGTTCAGGTTTTTTTGATGactaaaatattgaagtagctAACAAAAGAAGCAGGaggtcccgatcacatattttttgcGCCAAAGTCTGAGTCACCTaaatttgagaatctgccgatacagtcccaatccgacac from Corythoichthys intestinalis isolate RoL2023-P3 chromosome 15, ASM3026506v1, whole genome shotgun sequence includes these protein-coding regions:
- the LOC130931009 gene encoding kelch-like protein 28, with the translated sequence MDQQDQSYMFASLTRPHSEQLLQGLQLLRQDHELCDIVLRVGDAKIHAHKVVLASISPYFKAMFTGNLSEKETAEVEFQCIDETALQAIVEYAYTGTVFISQETVESLLPAANLLQVKLVLKECCSFLESQLDAGNCIGISRFAETYGCHDLCLAATKFICENFEEVCQTEEFFELTRAELDEILSNDCLKVVTEETVFYALESWIKYDVTERQQHLAQLLHCVRLPLLSVKFLTRLYEANHLIRDDHACKHLLNEALKYHFMPEHRLSYQTVLSARPRCAPKVLLAVGGKAGLFATLESMEMYFPQTDSWIGLAPLSVPRYEFGVAVLDHKVYVVGGIASHMRQGISYRKHESTVESWDPESNTWSSVEHMAECRSTLGVVVLAGELYALGGYDGQYYLQSGEKYVPKLKEWQPVAPMTKSRSCFATAVLDGMVYAIGGYGPAHMNSVERYDPSKDIWEMVAPMADKRINFGVGVMLGFIFVVGGHNGVSHLSSIERYDPHQNQWTACRPMNDPRTGVASAIVDNYLYVVGGHSGSSYLNTVQRYDPISDSWLDSSGMIYCRCNFGLTSL